Proteins from a single region of Streptomyces sp. TN58:
- the glgX gene encoding glycogen debranching protein GlgX, which produces MSETRSEQVLRVDAYPTHEVGGYRVRAGKPFPFGANVVPGGVSFSVFSDQATSMTLVIYKRGEPEPMAELEFPEEFRTGSVFAMTVFGLDHENIEYGYRADGPYDPVTGHRFDARQVLSDPYARLIAGRDVWGVEPDYSRGYQYRSRVCLQDFDWGDDTPLGIPAEDLVVYEAHVRGFTRHPNSRVTAPGTFAGLREKIPYLKELGVNCVELLPVFEFDECDNPRSNPETGEKLFDYWGYNTVSFFAPKAGYAATGRYGMQGDEFRTLIKDLHAAGIEVILDVVFNHTAEGNELGPTISFKGLDNATYYMLTPEGYYFNFSGTGNTVNCNHPVVRNFVLDCLRHWVADYHIDGFRFDLAAILGRSLDGTPLPNPPLLELLAYDPVLRHTKLIAEAWDAGGLYEVGNFPAYGRWAEWNGKYRDTVRRFLKGDPGVTGELATRIAGSPDMYSSRGTAASVNFLTAHDGFTLADLVSYNDKHNEANGEGNNDGANDNNSWNCGAEGPTDDPAVNALRTRQMKNALAILLTSQGIPMLLSGDEVGRSQQGNNNTYCQDNELSWFDWDLVDNNAELLRFTREMIAFRGRHRELRSTSHPTGQVREHLGLPDISWHGERAWQPDWSDDSRLVAVARCGAGDDDVVYVAMNAHWESHDLELPALPGGRSWHLFADTGAEAPHDIRTPGTEPELDNAGKYLIGPRSVVILVGRTNDPDTSGTP; this is translated from the coding sequence ATGAGCGAGACCCGGTCCGAGCAGGTCCTGCGCGTCGACGCGTACCCGACCCACGAGGTGGGCGGGTATCGCGTCCGCGCGGGCAAGCCGTTCCCCTTCGGGGCCAACGTGGTCCCCGGCGGGGTCAGCTTCTCCGTCTTCTCCGACCAGGCCACCTCCATGACCCTGGTCATCTACAAGCGCGGCGAGCCCGAACCGATGGCCGAACTGGAGTTCCCCGAGGAGTTCCGCACCGGCAGCGTGTTCGCCATGACCGTATTCGGCCTCGACCACGAGAACATCGAGTACGGGTACCGGGCCGACGGCCCCTACGACCCGGTCACCGGCCACCGCTTCGACGCCCGCCAGGTCCTTTCCGACCCCTACGCCCGACTGATCGCCGGCCGGGACGTGTGGGGCGTGGAACCGGACTACAGCCGCGGCTACCAGTACCGCTCCCGCGTCTGCCTGCAGGACTTCGACTGGGGCGACGACACCCCGCTGGGCATCCCCGCCGAGGATCTCGTCGTCTACGAGGCCCACGTACGCGGCTTCACCCGGCACCCCAACTCCCGGGTCACCGCGCCCGGCACGTTCGCCGGACTGCGCGAGAAGATCCCGTATCTGAAGGAGCTCGGGGTCAACTGCGTCGAACTGCTGCCCGTCTTCGAGTTCGACGAGTGCGACAACCCCCGCTCCAACCCGGAGACGGGCGAGAAGCTCTTCGACTACTGGGGCTACAACACCGTCTCCTTCTTCGCGCCCAAGGCCGGCTACGCGGCCACCGGACGCTACGGCATGCAGGGCGACGAGTTCCGCACCCTGATCAAGGACCTGCACGCGGCCGGCATCGAGGTCATCCTCGACGTCGTCTTCAACCACACCGCCGAGGGCAACGAGCTGGGGCCGACGATCTCCTTCAAGGGGCTCGACAACGCCACCTACTACATGCTCACGCCCGAGGGCTACTACTTCAACTTCAGCGGCACCGGCAACACGGTCAACTGCAACCACCCCGTCGTACGCAACTTCGTCCTCGACTGCCTGCGCCACTGGGTCGCCGACTACCACATCGACGGGTTCCGCTTCGACCTCGCCGCGATCCTCGGCCGGTCCCTGGACGGCACCCCGCTGCCCAATCCGCCGCTGCTGGAACTGCTCGCCTACGACCCCGTCCTGCGGCACACCAAGCTCATCGCCGAGGCCTGGGACGCCGGCGGCCTCTACGAGGTCGGCAACTTCCCGGCGTACGGCCGCTGGGCGGAGTGGAACGGCAAGTACCGCGACACCGTACGCCGCTTCCTCAAGGGCGACCCCGGCGTCACCGGCGAACTCGCCACCCGCATCGCCGGCTCGCCCGACATGTACTCCAGCCGCGGCACCGCCGCCTCGGTCAACTTCCTGACCGCGCACGACGGCTTCACCCTCGCCGACCTGGTCTCCTACAACGACAAGCACAACGAGGCCAACGGCGAGGGCAACAACGACGGCGCCAACGACAACAACAGCTGGAACTGCGGCGCCGAGGGACCCACCGACGACCCGGCCGTCAACGCCCTGCGCACCCGGCAGATGAAGAACGCCCTCGCCATCCTCCTCACCAGCCAGGGCATCCCGATGCTCCTCTCCGGCGACGAGGTCGGCAGGAGCCAGCAGGGCAACAACAACACCTACTGCCAGGACAACGAACTGTCCTGGTTCGACTGGGACCTGGTCGACAACAACGCCGAACTGCTCCGCTTCACCCGCGAGATGATCGCCTTCCGCGGACGGCACCGCGAACTGCGCTCCACCTCCCACCCCACCGGACAGGTCCGCGAACACCTCGGCCTGCCCGACATCAGCTGGCACGGTGAGCGGGCCTGGCAGCCCGACTGGTCCGACGACAGCCGGCTGGTGGCCGTAGCCCGCTGCGGTGCAGGGGACGACGACGTGGTGTACGTGGCCATGAACGCGCACTGGGAGTCGCACGACCTCGAACTGCCCGCCCTGCCCGGCGGACGCAGCTGGCACCTGTT
- a CDS encoding STAS domain-containing protein, translating into MTLNVKERRNKTGTVLVATGEINSETSGTLLQSLLPLVREGKPLRIDLTAVTYVSSAGLRTLLVVYREAQHHGVAVTLYGVSEEVRFVMSATGFLDFFETGEAAAAAATAAKAARAKAAR; encoded by the coding sequence ATGACTCTCAACGTCAAGGAACGCCGGAACAAGACGGGCACCGTGCTCGTCGCCACCGGTGAGATCAACAGCGAGACGTCCGGCACGCTGCTCCAGTCCCTGCTGCCGCTGGTCCGCGAGGGCAAGCCGCTGCGGATCGACCTCACGGCGGTGACCTACGTCTCCAGCGCGGGCCTGCGCACGCTGCTCGTCGTCTACCGCGAGGCCCAGCACCACGGTGTGGCCGTCACCCTGTACGGGGTGAGCGAGGAAGTCCGGTTCGTCATGTCGGCCACCGGCTTCCTCGACTTCTTCGAGACCGGCGAGGCCGCCGCGGCAGCCGCGACGGCCGCCAAAGCGGCCAGGGCGAAGGCCGCGCGATGA
- a CDS encoding AGE family epimerase/isomerase has translation MADAVSFSFSDTIAGYVVRFDSSRRLLRLKTSDGREFEISLAGDPSAELVRNLDEPYIDASGHIDEMLSPGRFLFVYGIHYPEHGGRFDAKRLVFLGRGAEDYRFEEGSWWIKQIESLADFYIRAQFGDGPVDFTEYRTEIRLGGDKTASHVQETDTISRLVYGMASAYLLTGKDEYLEVAERGTEYLRKHMRVVDVEEDVVFWYHGISVDGDSERKLFTSEFSDDYDAIPMYEQIYALAGPVQTYRVTGDVRIKNDADATIRLFDKFFFDPEQGGYYSHIDPILFSADHESLGENAERKNWNSVGDHAPAYLINLYLATGEQKYADFLEYTFDTIADKFPDYKNSPFVQERFMRDWSHDKAHSWQQDRAVVGHNLKIAWNLMRMNSLKAKPAYEQLARKIGEIMPAVGSDVQRGGWYDVVERVKQGGQEAHRFAWHDRKAWWQQEQAILAYLILNGTVGGEANLREARQAQAFYNTFFLDHDEGAVYFNVLASGTPYLLGTERLKGSHSMSMYHSAELCYLAAVYNNLLVNGREMDFHFQPDPTGLPDRVLRVSPDLLPAGAVRIASVEIDEKPYTDFDAEALTVRLPDVQGRVRVKVRLRPTAKK, from the coding sequence ATGGCGGACGCCGTGAGCTTCTCCTTCTCCGACACCATCGCGGGCTACGTCGTCCGCTTCGACTCCAGTAGGCGCCTGCTGCGGCTGAAGACCTCCGACGGGCGGGAGTTCGAGATCTCCCTCGCCGGCGACCCCAGCGCCGAACTGGTCCGCAACCTGGACGAGCCCTACATCGACGCCTCCGGGCACATCGACGAGATGCTCTCGCCGGGCCGGTTCCTCTTCGTCTACGGCATCCACTACCCGGAGCACGGCGGCCGCTTCGACGCCAAGCGCCTGGTGTTCCTCGGCCGCGGCGCCGAGGACTACCGCTTCGAGGAGGGCAGCTGGTGGATCAAGCAGATCGAGTCGCTGGCCGACTTCTACATCCGGGCGCAGTTCGGCGACGGGCCGGTGGACTTCACCGAGTACCGCACCGAGATCCGCCTCGGCGGTGACAAGACCGCCAGCCACGTCCAGGAGACCGACACCATCTCCCGCCTGGTCTACGGCATGGCCTCGGCCTACCTGCTGACCGGCAAGGACGAGTACCTGGAAGTCGCCGAGCGCGGCACCGAGTACCTGCGCAAGCACATGCGGGTCGTGGACGTCGAGGAGGACGTCGTCTTCTGGTACCACGGCATCAGCGTCGACGGGGACAGCGAACGCAAGCTGTTCACCTCGGAGTTCTCCGACGACTACGACGCGATCCCGATGTACGAGCAGATCTACGCGCTGGCCGGCCCCGTCCAGACCTACCGGGTCACCGGCGACGTCCGGATCAAGAACGACGCGGACGCCACCATCCGGCTGTTCGACAAGTTCTTCTTCGACCCGGAGCAGGGCGGCTACTACTCGCACATCGACCCGATCCTCTTCAGCGCCGACCACGAGTCCCTCGGAGAGAACGCCGAGCGCAAGAACTGGAACTCCGTCGGCGACCACGCCCCCGCCTACCTGATCAACCTCTACCTGGCGACGGGCGAGCAGAAGTACGCCGACTTCCTCGAATACACCTTCGACACGATCGCGGACAAGTTCCCGGACTACAAGAACAGCCCGTTCGTCCAGGAGCGCTTCATGCGCGACTGGTCCCACGACAAGGCGCACAGCTGGCAGCAGGACCGCGCGGTCGTCGGCCACAACCTCAAGATCGCCTGGAACCTGATGCGGATGAACTCGCTGAAGGCCAAGCCGGCGTACGAACAGCTCGCCCGGAAGATCGGCGAGATCATGCCGGCCGTCGGCAGCGACGTGCAGCGCGGCGGCTGGTACGACGTCGTGGAGCGCGTGAAGCAGGGCGGCCAGGAGGCGCACCGCTTCGCCTGGCACGACCGCAAGGCCTGGTGGCAGCAGGAGCAGGCGATCCTCGCCTACCTCATCCTCAACGGCACCGTCGGCGGCGAGGCGAACCTGCGCGAGGCCCGGCAGGCGCAGGCCTTCTACAACACCTTCTTCCTCGACCACGACGAGGGAGCCGTCTACTTCAACGTCCTCGCCAGCGGGACGCCGTACCTGCTCGGCACCGAGCGGCTCAAGGGCAGCCACTCGATGTCCATGTACCACTCGGCGGAGCTGTGCTATCTCGCCGCCGTCTACAACAACCTGCTCGTCAACGGCCGGGAGATGGACTTCCACTTCCAGCCCGACCCGACCGGCCTGCCCGACCGCGTCCTGCGCGTCTCGCCCGACCTGCTGCCCGCCGGCGCGGTGCGGATCGCGTCCGTGGAGATCGACGAGAAGCCCTACACCGACTTCGACGCGGAGGCGCTCACCGTGCGCCTGCCCGACGTCCAGGGCCGCGTCAGGGTCAAGGTCCGGCTGCGGCCGACGGCCAAGAAGTAG
- a CDS encoding VOC family protein → MPAGLRWSHVGLNCADQKTTEEFYTRYFGFSRARVVDLGEAQIVFLRKGDAYLELFAAAGTEPARRADDDGPQAPGRMRHLAFQTDSVDAFLADLGDAAEVTLGPLDFDDFICGWRTVWVRDPDGVIVEVSQGYEDERTTPATGE, encoded by the coding sequence ATGCCCGCCGGGCTGCGCTGGTCCCACGTGGGCCTGAACTGCGCGGACCAGAAGACCACCGAGGAGTTCTACACCCGGTACTTCGGCTTCTCCCGGGCCCGCGTCGTCGACCTGGGGGAAGCGCAGATCGTGTTCCTGCGCAAGGGGGACGCGTACCTGGAGCTCTTCGCGGCCGCGGGGACCGAACCGGCCCGCCGGGCGGATGACGACGGTCCGCAGGCCCCCGGCCGGATGCGCCATCTGGCCTTCCAGACCGACAGCGTGGACGCGTTCCTGGCCGACCTGGGCGACGCGGCGGAAGTGACCCTGGGGCCGCTGGACTTCGACGACTTCATCTGCGGCTGGCGGACCGTGTGGGTCCGCGATCCCGACGGGGTCATCGTCGAGGTCAGCCAGGGATACGAGGACGAACGCACCACCCCAGCCACCGGTGAATAA
- a CDS encoding DJ-1/PfpI family protein, whose amino-acid sequence MSDAVLREGALSGTRIAVLVESDYYEPEIFYYRHRFAEEGAEVHFLTRLWGNDSLTFTGHEYRAPFTVNRSLEGLTDEELRGYAALVVPSGMVADRLRYTEDVDVLAPATELLRRAFEEPSVLKGIICHGMWLASSIPGKVRGRKVVCHNNLIGDVRNMGGEYVDEDVVVDGDLVTGRTGAHHHLFARRLIELIAAGRGRGAG is encoded by the coding sequence GTGTCTGACGCCGTCCTGCGCGAGGGCGCCCTGTCCGGGACCCGGATCGCGGTCCTGGTCGAGAGCGACTACTACGAGCCGGAGATCTTCTACTACCGGCACCGGTTCGCCGAGGAGGGAGCCGAGGTCCACTTCCTGACCCGGCTGTGGGGCAACGACTCCCTCACCTTCACCGGGCACGAGTACCGGGCGCCCTTCACCGTGAACCGGTCCCTGGAGGGGCTGACCGACGAAGAGCTGCGCGGCTACGCGGCCCTCGTCGTGCCCTCCGGGATGGTGGCCGACCGGCTGCGCTACACCGAGGACGTGGACGTCCTCGCGCCGGCGACCGAGCTGCTGCGCCGGGCGTTCGAGGAGCCGTCGGTCCTGAAGGGGATCATCTGCCACGGCATGTGGCTGGCGTCCTCGATCCCGGGGAAGGTCCGCGGCCGCAAGGTGGTCTGCCACAACAACCTGATCGGCGACGTCCGCAACATGGGCGGGGAGTACGTCGACGAGGACGTGGTGGTCGACGGGGACCTGGTCACCGGCCGCACCGGCGCCCACCACCACCTGTTCGCCCGCCGGCTCATCGAGCTGATCGCGGCCGGCCGGGGCCGGGGAGCCGGCTGA
- a CDS encoding GMC family oxidoreductase produces the protein MSVEEYDYIVVGSGTAGSVLASRLSEDPDVSVLVLEAGGSRIPPEVDDPSSWYKLLGGPVDWGYTSTPQPGLDGRRTYEPRGKAPGGSSNLYIMMHIRGHASDFDNWAYQGAAGWAYEDVLPYFALLEGQEDATAPTTGTRGPQRITNAGLHNPNPVSRAFIDAAVELGHQEIADFNTDGPRRGLFGTGWHHIDVADGRRQGALAAYLEPALGRPNLTLRTSAQSTRLLFDGDTCTGVEYVQLQAPAGIPGRTVRDGHSSASAPGPHTVRARREVVVAAGAIESPKLLLLSGVGHPEQLREHGIAVTAALPGVGKNFHNHVLTGLMAEVTQELPPPAQNLSESALFLSSQPGLPAPDLQIAFVHVPFDVIVGQDHPNTVSILPGVVRPASRGWIRLASADPLAHPLINPNYLGDRWDLERMVQGVKIARDIFATSAFSPWYKQELQPGPGYVSDEDLRAFVKQKSESYHHQAGSCRMGVDDLAVVDPELRVHGVRNLRVVDASVMPAVPSGNCHTAIAMIAERAADFLRGTSRV, from the coding sequence GTGAGCGTGGAAGAGTACGACTACATCGTCGTGGGATCCGGCACCGCGGGCAGCGTCCTGGCGAGCCGGCTCTCCGAGGACCCGGACGTCTCCGTCCTCGTCCTGGAGGCGGGCGGCTCACGGATCCCGCCCGAGGTGGACGACCCGTCCTCCTGGTACAAGCTCCTCGGCGGCCCCGTGGACTGGGGCTACACCAGCACACCGCAGCCCGGGCTCGACGGCCGCCGTACCTACGAGCCCCGCGGCAAGGCCCCCGGCGGCAGCAGCAACCTCTACATCATGATGCACATCCGCGGCCACGCCTCGGACTTCGACAACTGGGCCTACCAGGGAGCCGCCGGCTGGGCGTACGAGGACGTGCTCCCCTACTTCGCCCTGCTGGAGGGCCAGGAGGACGCCACCGCCCCCACCACCGGCACCCGCGGCCCGCAGCGGATCACCAACGCCGGGCTGCACAACCCCAACCCGGTCTCGCGCGCCTTCATCGACGCGGCCGTCGAGCTGGGGCACCAGGAGATCGCCGACTTCAACACCGACGGGCCCCGGCGCGGCCTCTTCGGCACCGGCTGGCACCACATCGACGTGGCCGACGGCCGCCGCCAGGGCGCCCTGGCCGCCTACCTGGAACCGGCGCTCGGCCGGCCGAACCTGACCCTGCGCACCAGCGCGCAGAGCACCCGGCTGCTCTTCGACGGGGACACCTGCACCGGCGTCGAGTACGTCCAGCTGCAGGCGCCCGCCGGCATACCGGGCCGGACCGTCCGCGACGGCCACAGCAGCGCCTCCGCGCCCGGGCCGCACACCGTACGGGCCCGGCGCGAGGTGGTCGTGGCGGCCGGGGCGATCGAGTCGCCGAAGCTGCTGCTGCTCTCCGGCGTCGGCCACCCCGAGCAGCTGCGCGAGCACGGCATCGCGGTCACCGCGGCCCTGCCCGGGGTGGGGAAGAACTTCCACAACCACGTCCTGACCGGGCTGATGGCCGAGGTCACCCAGGAGCTTCCGCCGCCCGCGCAGAACCTGTCGGAGAGCGCTCTGTTCCTGTCCTCACAGCCGGGGCTGCCGGCGCCCGACCTGCAGATCGCCTTCGTCCACGTCCCCTTCGACGTGATCGTCGGCCAGGACCACCCGAACACGGTGTCCATCCTGCCGGGCGTCGTACGCCCCGCCTCGCGCGGCTGGATCAGGCTGGCGAGCGCCGACCCGCTGGCGCACCCGCTGATCAACCCGAACTACCTGGGCGACCGGTGGGACCTGGAACGCATGGTGCAGGGCGTGAAGATCGCCCGGGACATCTTCGCGACCTCGGCGTTCTCACCCTGGTACAAGCAGGAGCTGCAGCCCGGCCCCGGCTACGTGTCCGACGAGGACCTGCGGGCCTTCGTGAAGCAGAAGTCGGAGAGCTACCACCACCAGGCCGGCTCCTGCCGCATGGGCGTCGACGACCTCGCCGTCGTCGACCCGGAGCTGCGGGTGCACGGCGTACGGAACCTGCGCGTGGTCGACGCGAGCGTGATGCCCGCGGTCCCGTCGGGCAACTGCCACACCGCCATCGCGATGATCGCCGAACGCGCGGCGGACTTCCTGAGGGGGACCTCCCGTGTCTGA
- a CDS encoding nuclear transport factor 2 family protein, whose amino-acid sequence MDARQILQKYYEYANAGDWDRWCDLFADDQVMDEQLAGRIEGLDVLRSMMKGMGAMYRVFRNEPVHFLVDGEKAAAVSHLSAVSASGEPIEAEVMNFFRIVDGKIAYMANHHDTVPFQVLGQD is encoded by the coding sequence ATGGACGCACGACAGATCCTGCAGAAGTACTACGAGTACGCCAACGCCGGGGACTGGGACCGCTGGTGCGACCTGTTCGCCGACGACCAGGTCATGGACGAGCAGCTGGCCGGCCGGATAGAGGGCCTGGACGTGCTCCGCTCGATGATGAAGGGCATGGGGGCGATGTACCGGGTCTTCCGCAACGAGCCCGTGCACTTCCTCGTCGACGGCGAGAAGGCCGCGGCCGTCTCCCACCTGAGCGCGGTCAGTGCCTCCGGCGAGCCCATCGAGGCCGAGGTCATGAACTTCTTCCGGATCGTGGACGGAAAGATCGCCTACATGGCGAACCACCACGACACGGTCCCCTTCCAGGTCCTGGGCCAGGACTGA
- a CDS encoding nuclear transport factor 2 family protein, with amino-acid sequence MTEVTPERVREAYAALGSGDRARILEYYSEDLRWLVPGNHPLAGWYESLDAFRELMGQTHKLTAGTFRMDLEAVLVGEDCSADVCRNVALRAGAAEAGGSPYERMDYPVFHFMRWRDGRIVEGRDGLFGDSAAAFSQFWAPFGPDGTRRDL; translated from the coding sequence ATGACCGAGGTGACACCGGAGCGGGTCCGGGAGGCCTACGCGGCCCTCGGCTCCGGCGACCGGGCCCGGATCCTGGAGTACTACTCCGAGGACCTGCGCTGGCTGGTGCCGGGCAACCACCCCCTGGCCGGCTGGTACGAGAGCCTGGACGCCTTCCGGGAGCTGATGGGGCAGACCCACAAGCTCACGGCCGGCACCTTCCGGATGGACCTGGAGGCGGTGCTGGTCGGCGAGGACTGCTCGGCGGACGTGTGCCGCAACGTCGCCCTGCGGGCCGGCGCGGCCGAGGCGGGCGGGTCCCCGTACGAGCGGATGGACTACCCGGTCTTCCACTTCATGCGGTGGCGGGACGGCCGGATCGTCGAGGGCCGCGACGGCCTCTTCGGGGACTCGGCGGCCGCCTTCAGCCAGTTCTGGGCGCCGTTCGGGCCGGACGGAACCCGCAGGGACCTCTAG
- a CDS encoding nuclear transport factor 2 family protein, whose protein sequence is MPAERQLTEDAIRAFAENWYAALDQHVGLADVLALITEDLEFKVPEDTFLGHEGFGRWYEAVTHRFFDEVHTVTKVEPVIEGGRAVVRVFVNWQAKVWDPPAARSLWLGFDADQTWTVVAGPDGPLIQQYTVNDLAPMPGSGSL, encoded by the coding sequence ATGCCCGCCGAGCGGCAGCTGACCGAGGACGCGATCCGCGCCTTCGCCGAGAACTGGTACGCGGCGCTGGACCAGCACGTGGGCCTGGCCGACGTGCTCGCCCTGATCACCGAGGACCTGGAGTTCAAGGTCCCCGAGGACACCTTCCTCGGACACGAGGGCTTCGGCCGCTGGTACGAGGCCGTCACCCACCGCTTCTTCGACGAGGTGCACACCGTCACCAAGGTGGAGCCCGTCATCGAGGGCGGCCGCGCGGTCGTCCGGGTCTTCGTCAACTGGCAGGCCAAGGTCTGGGACCCGCCGGCCGCCCGCAGCCTGTGGCTGGGCTTCGACGCCGACCAGACCTGGACCGTGGTCGCCGGCCCCGACGGGCCGCTGATCCAGCAGTACACCGTCAACGACCTGGCCCCGATGCCCGGTTCCGGCTCGCTGTGA